A genomic segment from Perca flavescens isolate YP-PL-M2 chromosome 13, PFLA_1.0, whole genome shotgun sequence encodes:
- the npas2 gene encoding neuronal PAS domain-containing protein 2 isoform X3, whose protein sequence is MGLQERPGWEKDTNSCVDDLMDEDEKDRAKRASRNKSEKKRRDQFNVLIKELCTMLQSRGHPRKMDKSTILQRTIDFLQKQKDITAQNETCDVRQDWKPSFLSNEEFTQLMLEALDGFLVALTTDGNIIYVSDSVSSLIGHLPSDMVDQNILNFLPEREHGEVYKLLSSHMLMTDPIAADFLDSDAHIEFCCHLARGNIDPKELPVYEYVKFVGDFKFHNSVPISCNGLDLTLPRSLQSSLEEQVCLIATVRLVTPQFLKDLCNVEDPCDEFTSRHSLEWKFLFLDQRASPIIGYLPFEVLGTSGYDYYHVDDLELIAQCHKQLMQFGKGKSCYYRFLTKGQQWIWLQTHYYITYHQWNSKPEFIVCTHTVVSYAEVRAERRREFSFEELSPPEIAPSSVKAQELYLDICSTLDPPRDRDSGARSVSSHSSRKSSHTAMSDSASANSYTEACTPSWQSASIGTEKTSARLQPRSSKNLAQRQNSFDLVPQLSLPLSPTCSKHSAMQQQTQQPQQPPSSPMYPLQQPQLCVMSQLKEQLEERTRILQADIKTQQQELHDIKEKLQLANFQMLLQQPVHNDFGQAQQQQQQQQQQQQQQQQGSGRPAPQSQSGVIRQLSGQPKPPSCGAHSSSPHSLLTENSSPSTQVQQRIARSGQAQSVSVPMQTNTSVTMPFYSNPMMFSQNNTRSLQDANQRQTDSEFNQEGQLRMLLNQPMQTLVPTSSVTTQPSQCNMGISQTIYTLEQQIIGPSFSMQQVNCNAVLVPSFTSPIMIPHNSFITNQSQSAYHTQPQASQHSLQLQQPQQFFQMAQGLVHGGSTPAFLHTTNVPQQSTVGYIQQQTQQLPQAQQQQQQQQRQYQHSQNQTGSVSDFRNMLTR, encoded by the exons GGCATCTCGTAACAAAtcggaaaagaaaagaagagaccAATTCAATGTGCTCATCAAGGAGCTATGCACCATGCTGCAGAGTCGAGGCCATCCGCGCAAGATGGACAAGTCCACCATACTGCAGAGAACTATTGACTTTCTGCAGAAACAGAAAG ACATCACTGCACAGAACGAAACTTGTGATGTAAGGCAGGACTGGAAGCCTTCGTTCCTCAGTAATGAGGAGTTTACTCAGCTAATGCTGGAG GCTCTAGATGGTTTCTTGGTTGCATTAACTACAGATGGCAACATCATATACGTATCTGACAGTGTGTCTTCACTCATTGGCCATTTACCG TCAGATATGGTGGACCAAAATATCTTAAATTTCCTCCCGGAGCGGGAACACGGGGAGGTGTATAAGCTGCTATCATCCCACATGCTGATGACTGACCCCATTGCTGCTGACTTCCTTGACA GTGATGCACATATTGAATTTTGCTGTCATCTAGCCAGAGGTAACATTGACCCAAAGGAGCTGCCTGTATACGAGTACGTCAAGTTTGTTGGAGATTTCAAGTTTCATAACAGTG TGCCTATATCTTGTAACGGGTTGGATCTGACGTTACCAAGAAGCCTGCAGTCATCGCTGGAGGAGCAGGTCTGCCTCATTGCTACTGTACGATTAGTCACTCCACAGTTTCTAAAG GATTTGTGTAATGTGGAAGATCCTTGTGATGAATTCACATCCAGACACAGCCTTGAGTGGAAGTTCCTGTTTTTAGATCAAAG GGCTTCACCAATCATAGGATATTTACCCTTTGAGGTTCTTGGAACCTCTGGCTATGATTACTATCATGTGGACGACTTGGAGCTTATAGCTCAGTGTCATAAGCAGC tAATGCAGTTTGGAAAGGGTAAATCCTGCTACTATCGCTTCCTGACCAAAGGTCAGCAGTGGATTTGGTTGCAGACTCACTACTACATCACGTACCACCAGTGGAACTCCAAACCGGAGTTCATTGTCTGTACTCACACTGTTGTCAG ttacGCTGAAGTGCGAGCTGAAAGGAGGAGAGAGTTTAGCTTTGAAGAACTGTCTCCACCTGAGATAGCTCCCTCCTCAGTGAAG GCTCAGGAGTTGTACTTGGACATCTGCTCCACACTGGATCCTCCGCGGGACAGAGACAGCGGTGCACGTTCGGTATCCTCCCACAGCTCGCGCAAGTCCTCCCACACAGCGATGTCAGACTCTGCAT CAGCTAACTCCTACACAGAGGCCTGCACACCATCATGGCAGTCTGCTTCCATTGGGACAGAGAAGACATCTGCCAGACTCCAACCTAGAAGTTCAAAG AATTTGGCACAAAGACAAAATTCCTTTGACCTCGTTCCCCAACTGAGCCTCCCCCTTTCTCCTACCTGCAGCAAGCACTCCGCAATG CAACAGCAAACACAGCAGCCGCAGCAGCCGCCGTCGTCGCCCATGTATCCGCTGCAGCAGCCGCAGCTCTGTGTAATGAGCCAGCTGAAGGAACAGCTGGAGGAGAGGACGCGCATTCTGCAAGCTGACATTAAGACGCAGCAGCAGGAGCTGCACGACATCAAGGAGAAGCTTCAACTCGCTAATTTCCAG atgtTGTTACAGCAGCCTGTCCACAATGACTTTGGCCaggcccagcagcagcagcagcagcagcagcagcagcagcagcagcagcagcagggctcGGGCAGGCCGGCCCCGCAGAGCCAGTCAGGGGTGATCAGGCAGCTCTCAGGCCAGCCTAAACCACCGTCCTGCGGGGCCCACAGTTCATCCCCTCACTCACTCCTGACAGAGAACAGCTCACCCTCGACGCAG GTCCAGCAGAGAATTGCACGGAGCGGGCAGGCACAGTCGGTGAGCGTGCCCATGCAGACGAACACGAGTGTGACGATGCCCTTCTACAGCAACCCCATGATGTTCTCTCAGAACAACACGAGGTCTCTGCAGGATGCAAaccaaagacagacagacagcgagtTCAACCAAGAGGGACAACTACG CATGCTCCTCAACCAGCCAATGCAGACGCTGGTTCCCACTAGCAGTGTCACCACGCAGCCTTCCCAGTGCAACATGGGCATCTCCCAAACCAT ATACACCTTGGAGCAGCAAATCATCGGCCCTTCATTCTCCATGCAACAGGTCAACTGCAATGCCGTCCTGGTGCCCTCCTTCACGTCTCCCATTATGATCCCACACAACAGTTTCATCACAAACCAGTCCCAGTCAGCCTACCACACTCAGCCTCAGGCTTCTCAGCACTCTCTGCAGCTACAGCAGCCCCAGCAGTTCTTTCAG ATGGCTCAAGGACTTGTGCACGGTGGATCTACTCCAGCATTCTTACACACCACTAATGTCCCACAGCAAAGCACTGTGGGATACATTCAGCAGCAAACGCAGCAACTGCCGCAAGcgcaacagcaacagcaacagcaacaaagGCAATACCAGCATTCCCAAAACCAGACTGGCAGTGTTTCAGACTTTCGAAATATGCTGACTCGGTAG
- the npas2 gene encoding neuronal PAS domain-containing protein 2 isoform X1 — protein sequence MDNLSDFGGTCPSTCREWDTNSCVDDLMDEDEKDRAKRASRNKSEKKRRDQFNVLIKELCTMLQSRGHPRKMDKSTILQRTIDFLQKQKDITAQNETCDVRQDWKPSFLSNEEFTQLMLEALDGFLVALTTDGNIIYVSDSVSSLIGHLPSDMVDQNILNFLPEREHGEVYKLLSSHMLMTDPIAADFLDSDAHIEFCCHLARGNIDPKELPVYEYVKFVGDFKFHNSVPISCNGLDLTLPRSLQSSLEEQVCLIATVRLVTPQFLKDLCNVEDPCDEFTSRHSLEWKFLFLDQRASPIIGYLPFEVLGTSGYDYYHVDDLELIAQCHKQLMQFGKGKSCYYRFLTKGQQWIWLQTHYYITYHQWNSKPEFIVCTHTVVSYAEVRAERRREFSFEELSPPEIAPSSVKAQELYLDICSTLDPPRDRDSGARSVSSHSSRKSSHTAMSDSASANSYTEACTPSWQSASIGTEKTSARLQPRSSKNLAQRQNSFDLVPQLSLPLSPTCSKHSAMQQQTQQPQQPPSSPMYPLQQPQLCVMSQLKEQLEERTRILQADIKTQQQELHDIKEKLQLANFQMLLQQPVHNDFGQAQQQQQQQQQQQQQQQQGSGRPAPQSQSGVIRQLSGQPKPPSCGAHSSSPHSLLTENSSPSTQVQQRIARSGQAQSVSVPMQTNTSVTMPFYSNPMMFSQNNTRSLQDANQRQTDSEFNQEGQLRMLLNQPMQTLVPTSSVTTQPSQCNMGISQTIYTLEQQIIGPSFSMQQVNCNAVLVPSFTSPIMIPHNSFITNQSQSAYHTQPQASQHSLQLQQPQQFFQMAQGLVHGGSTPAFLHTTNVPQQSTVGYIQQQTQQLPQAQQQQQQQQRQYQHSQNQTGSVSDFRNMLTR from the exons GGCATCTCGTAACAAAtcggaaaagaaaagaagagaccAATTCAATGTGCTCATCAAGGAGCTATGCACCATGCTGCAGAGTCGAGGCCATCCGCGCAAGATGGACAAGTCCACCATACTGCAGAGAACTATTGACTTTCTGCAGAAACAGAAAG ACATCACTGCACAGAACGAAACTTGTGATGTAAGGCAGGACTGGAAGCCTTCGTTCCTCAGTAATGAGGAGTTTACTCAGCTAATGCTGGAG GCTCTAGATGGTTTCTTGGTTGCATTAACTACAGATGGCAACATCATATACGTATCTGACAGTGTGTCTTCACTCATTGGCCATTTACCG TCAGATATGGTGGACCAAAATATCTTAAATTTCCTCCCGGAGCGGGAACACGGGGAGGTGTATAAGCTGCTATCATCCCACATGCTGATGACTGACCCCATTGCTGCTGACTTCCTTGACA GTGATGCACATATTGAATTTTGCTGTCATCTAGCCAGAGGTAACATTGACCCAAAGGAGCTGCCTGTATACGAGTACGTCAAGTTTGTTGGAGATTTCAAGTTTCATAACAGTG TGCCTATATCTTGTAACGGGTTGGATCTGACGTTACCAAGAAGCCTGCAGTCATCGCTGGAGGAGCAGGTCTGCCTCATTGCTACTGTACGATTAGTCACTCCACAGTTTCTAAAG GATTTGTGTAATGTGGAAGATCCTTGTGATGAATTCACATCCAGACACAGCCTTGAGTGGAAGTTCCTGTTTTTAGATCAAAG GGCTTCACCAATCATAGGATATTTACCCTTTGAGGTTCTTGGAACCTCTGGCTATGATTACTATCATGTGGACGACTTGGAGCTTATAGCTCAGTGTCATAAGCAGC tAATGCAGTTTGGAAAGGGTAAATCCTGCTACTATCGCTTCCTGACCAAAGGTCAGCAGTGGATTTGGTTGCAGACTCACTACTACATCACGTACCACCAGTGGAACTCCAAACCGGAGTTCATTGTCTGTACTCACACTGTTGTCAG ttacGCTGAAGTGCGAGCTGAAAGGAGGAGAGAGTTTAGCTTTGAAGAACTGTCTCCACCTGAGATAGCTCCCTCCTCAGTGAAG GCTCAGGAGTTGTACTTGGACATCTGCTCCACACTGGATCCTCCGCGGGACAGAGACAGCGGTGCACGTTCGGTATCCTCCCACAGCTCGCGCAAGTCCTCCCACACAGCGATGTCAGACTCTGCAT CAGCTAACTCCTACACAGAGGCCTGCACACCATCATGGCAGTCTGCTTCCATTGGGACAGAGAAGACATCTGCCAGACTCCAACCTAGAAGTTCAAAG AATTTGGCACAAAGACAAAATTCCTTTGACCTCGTTCCCCAACTGAGCCTCCCCCTTTCTCCTACCTGCAGCAAGCACTCCGCAATG CAACAGCAAACACAGCAGCCGCAGCAGCCGCCGTCGTCGCCCATGTATCCGCTGCAGCAGCCGCAGCTCTGTGTAATGAGCCAGCTGAAGGAACAGCTGGAGGAGAGGACGCGCATTCTGCAAGCTGACATTAAGACGCAGCAGCAGGAGCTGCACGACATCAAGGAGAAGCTTCAACTCGCTAATTTCCAG atgtTGTTACAGCAGCCTGTCCACAATGACTTTGGCCaggcccagcagcagcagcagcagcagcagcagcagcagcagcagcagcagcagggctcGGGCAGGCCGGCCCCGCAGAGCCAGTCAGGGGTGATCAGGCAGCTCTCAGGCCAGCCTAAACCACCGTCCTGCGGGGCCCACAGTTCATCCCCTCACTCACTCCTGACAGAGAACAGCTCACCCTCGACGCAG GTCCAGCAGAGAATTGCACGGAGCGGGCAGGCACAGTCGGTGAGCGTGCCCATGCAGACGAACACGAGTGTGACGATGCCCTTCTACAGCAACCCCATGATGTTCTCTCAGAACAACACGAGGTCTCTGCAGGATGCAAaccaaagacagacagacagcgagtTCAACCAAGAGGGACAACTACG CATGCTCCTCAACCAGCCAATGCAGACGCTGGTTCCCACTAGCAGTGTCACCACGCAGCCTTCCCAGTGCAACATGGGCATCTCCCAAACCAT ATACACCTTGGAGCAGCAAATCATCGGCCCTTCATTCTCCATGCAACAGGTCAACTGCAATGCCGTCCTGGTGCCCTCCTTCACGTCTCCCATTATGATCCCACACAACAGTTTCATCACAAACCAGTCCCAGTCAGCCTACCACACTCAGCCTCAGGCTTCTCAGCACTCTCTGCAGCTACAGCAGCCCCAGCAGTTCTTTCAG ATGGCTCAAGGACTTGTGCACGGTGGATCTACTCCAGCATTCTTACACACCACTAATGTCCCACAGCAAAGCACTGTGGGATACATTCAGCAGCAAACGCAGCAACTGCCGCAAGcgcaacagcaacagcaacagcaacaaagGCAATACCAGCATTCCCAAAACCAGACTGGCAGTGTTTCAGACTTTCGAAATATGCTGACTCGGTAG
- the npas2 gene encoding neuronal PAS domain-containing protein 2 isoform X2 — protein sequence MDNLSDFGGTCPSTCREWDTNSCVDDLMDEDEKDRAKRASRNKSEKKRRDQFNVLIKELCTMLQSRGHPRKMDKSTILQRTIDFLQKQKDITAQNETCDVRQDWKPSFLSNEEFTQLMLEALDGFLVALTTDGNIIYVSDSVSSLIGHLPSDMVDQNILNFLPEREHGEVYKLLSSHMLMTDPIAADFLDSDAHIEFCCHLARGNIDPKELPVYEYVKFVGDFKFHNSVPISCNGLDLTLPRSLQSSLEEQVCLIATVRLVTPQFLKDLCNVEDPCDEFTSRHSLEWKFLFLDQRASPIIGYLPFEVLGTSGYDYYHVDDLELIAQCHKQLMQFGKGKSCYYRFLTKGQQWIWLQTHYYITYHQWNSKPEFIVCTHTVVSYAEVRAERRREFSFEELSPPEIAPSSVKAQELYLDICSTLDPPRDRDSGARSVSSHSSRKSSHTAMSDSASNSYTEACTPSWQSASIGTEKTSARLQPRSSKNLAQRQNSFDLVPQLSLPLSPTCSKHSAMQQQTQQPQQPPSSPMYPLQQPQLCVMSQLKEQLEERTRILQADIKTQQQELHDIKEKLQLANFQMLLQQPVHNDFGQAQQQQQQQQQQQQQQQQGSGRPAPQSQSGVIRQLSGQPKPPSCGAHSSSPHSLLTENSSPSTQVQQRIARSGQAQSVSVPMQTNTSVTMPFYSNPMMFSQNNTRSLQDANQRQTDSEFNQEGQLRMLLNQPMQTLVPTSSVTTQPSQCNMGISQTIYTLEQQIIGPSFSMQQVNCNAVLVPSFTSPIMIPHNSFITNQSQSAYHTQPQASQHSLQLQQPQQFFQMAQGLVHGGSTPAFLHTTNVPQQSTVGYIQQQTQQLPQAQQQQQQQQRQYQHSQNQTGSVSDFRNMLTR from the exons GGCATCTCGTAACAAAtcggaaaagaaaagaagagaccAATTCAATGTGCTCATCAAGGAGCTATGCACCATGCTGCAGAGTCGAGGCCATCCGCGCAAGATGGACAAGTCCACCATACTGCAGAGAACTATTGACTTTCTGCAGAAACAGAAAG ACATCACTGCACAGAACGAAACTTGTGATGTAAGGCAGGACTGGAAGCCTTCGTTCCTCAGTAATGAGGAGTTTACTCAGCTAATGCTGGAG GCTCTAGATGGTTTCTTGGTTGCATTAACTACAGATGGCAACATCATATACGTATCTGACAGTGTGTCTTCACTCATTGGCCATTTACCG TCAGATATGGTGGACCAAAATATCTTAAATTTCCTCCCGGAGCGGGAACACGGGGAGGTGTATAAGCTGCTATCATCCCACATGCTGATGACTGACCCCATTGCTGCTGACTTCCTTGACA GTGATGCACATATTGAATTTTGCTGTCATCTAGCCAGAGGTAACATTGACCCAAAGGAGCTGCCTGTATACGAGTACGTCAAGTTTGTTGGAGATTTCAAGTTTCATAACAGTG TGCCTATATCTTGTAACGGGTTGGATCTGACGTTACCAAGAAGCCTGCAGTCATCGCTGGAGGAGCAGGTCTGCCTCATTGCTACTGTACGATTAGTCACTCCACAGTTTCTAAAG GATTTGTGTAATGTGGAAGATCCTTGTGATGAATTCACATCCAGACACAGCCTTGAGTGGAAGTTCCTGTTTTTAGATCAAAG GGCTTCACCAATCATAGGATATTTACCCTTTGAGGTTCTTGGAACCTCTGGCTATGATTACTATCATGTGGACGACTTGGAGCTTATAGCTCAGTGTCATAAGCAGC tAATGCAGTTTGGAAAGGGTAAATCCTGCTACTATCGCTTCCTGACCAAAGGTCAGCAGTGGATTTGGTTGCAGACTCACTACTACATCACGTACCACCAGTGGAACTCCAAACCGGAGTTCATTGTCTGTACTCACACTGTTGTCAG ttacGCTGAAGTGCGAGCTGAAAGGAGGAGAGAGTTTAGCTTTGAAGAACTGTCTCCACCTGAGATAGCTCCCTCCTCAGTGAAG GCTCAGGAGTTGTACTTGGACATCTGCTCCACACTGGATCCTCCGCGGGACAGAGACAGCGGTGCACGTTCGGTATCCTCCCACAGCTCGCGCAAGTCCTCCCACACAGCGATGTCAGACTCTGCAT CTAACTCCTACACAGAGGCCTGCACACCATCATGGCAGTCTGCTTCCATTGGGACAGAGAAGACATCTGCCAGACTCCAACCTAGAAGTTCAAAG AATTTGGCACAAAGACAAAATTCCTTTGACCTCGTTCCCCAACTGAGCCTCCCCCTTTCTCCTACCTGCAGCAAGCACTCCGCAATG CAACAGCAAACACAGCAGCCGCAGCAGCCGCCGTCGTCGCCCATGTATCCGCTGCAGCAGCCGCAGCTCTGTGTAATGAGCCAGCTGAAGGAACAGCTGGAGGAGAGGACGCGCATTCTGCAAGCTGACATTAAGACGCAGCAGCAGGAGCTGCACGACATCAAGGAGAAGCTTCAACTCGCTAATTTCCAG atgtTGTTACAGCAGCCTGTCCACAATGACTTTGGCCaggcccagcagcagcagcagcagcagcagcagcagcagcagcagcagcagcagggctcGGGCAGGCCGGCCCCGCAGAGCCAGTCAGGGGTGATCAGGCAGCTCTCAGGCCAGCCTAAACCACCGTCCTGCGGGGCCCACAGTTCATCCCCTCACTCACTCCTGACAGAGAACAGCTCACCCTCGACGCAG GTCCAGCAGAGAATTGCACGGAGCGGGCAGGCACAGTCGGTGAGCGTGCCCATGCAGACGAACACGAGTGTGACGATGCCCTTCTACAGCAACCCCATGATGTTCTCTCAGAACAACACGAGGTCTCTGCAGGATGCAAaccaaagacagacagacagcgagtTCAACCAAGAGGGACAACTACG CATGCTCCTCAACCAGCCAATGCAGACGCTGGTTCCCACTAGCAGTGTCACCACGCAGCCTTCCCAGTGCAACATGGGCATCTCCCAAACCAT ATACACCTTGGAGCAGCAAATCATCGGCCCTTCATTCTCCATGCAACAGGTCAACTGCAATGCCGTCCTGGTGCCCTCCTTCACGTCTCCCATTATGATCCCACACAACAGTTTCATCACAAACCAGTCCCAGTCAGCCTACCACACTCAGCCTCAGGCTTCTCAGCACTCTCTGCAGCTACAGCAGCCCCAGCAGTTCTTTCAG ATGGCTCAAGGACTTGTGCACGGTGGATCTACTCCAGCATTCTTACACACCACTAATGTCCCACAGCAAAGCACTGTGGGATACATTCAGCAGCAAACGCAGCAACTGCCGCAAGcgcaacagcaacagcaacagcaacaaagGCAATACCAGCATTCCCAAAACCAGACTGGCAGTGTTTCAGACTTTCGAAATATGCTGACTCGGTAG
- the npas2 gene encoding neuronal PAS domain-containing protein 2 isoform X4, giving the protein MDNLSDFGGTCPSTCREWDTNSCVDDLMDEDEKDRAKRASRNKSEKKRRDQFNVLIKELCTMLQSRGHPRKMDKSTILQRTIDFLQKQKDITAQNETCDVRQDWKPSFLSNEEFTQLMLEALDGFLVALTTDGNIIYVSDSVSSLIGHLPSDMVDQNILNFLPEREHGEVYKLLSSHMLMTDPIAADFLDSDAHIEFCCHLARGNIDPKELPVYEYVKFVGDFKFHNSVPISCNGLDLTLPRSLQSSLEEQVCLIATVRLVTPQFLKDLCNVEDPCDEFTSRHSLEWKFLFLDQRASPIIGYLPFEVLGTSGYDYYHVDDLELIAQCHKQLMQFGKGKSCYYRFLTKGQQWIWLQTHYYITYHQWNSKPEFIVCTHTVVSYAEVRAERRREFSFEELSPPEIAPSSVKAQELYLDICSTLDPPRDRDSGARSVSSHSSRKSSHTAMSDSASANSYTEACTPSWQSASIGTEKTSARLQPRSSKQQQTQQPQQPPSSPMYPLQQPQLCVMSQLKEQLEERTRILQADIKTQQQELHDIKEKLQLANFQMLLQQPVHNDFGQAQQQQQQQQQQQQQQQQGSGRPAPQSQSGVIRQLSGQPKPPSCGAHSSSPHSLLTENSSPSTQVQQRIARSGQAQSVSVPMQTNTSVTMPFYSNPMMFSQNNTRSLQDANQRQTDSEFNQEGQLRMLLNQPMQTLVPTSSVTTQPSQCNMGISQTIYTLEQQIIGPSFSMQQVNCNAVLVPSFTSPIMIPHNSFITNQSQSAYHTQPQASQHSLQLQQPQQFFQMAQGLVHGGSTPAFLHTTNVPQQSTVGYIQQQTQQLPQAQQQQQQQQRQYQHSQNQTGSVSDFRNMLTR; this is encoded by the exons GGCATCTCGTAACAAAtcggaaaagaaaagaagagaccAATTCAATGTGCTCATCAAGGAGCTATGCACCATGCTGCAGAGTCGAGGCCATCCGCGCAAGATGGACAAGTCCACCATACTGCAGAGAACTATTGACTTTCTGCAGAAACAGAAAG ACATCACTGCACAGAACGAAACTTGTGATGTAAGGCAGGACTGGAAGCCTTCGTTCCTCAGTAATGAGGAGTTTACTCAGCTAATGCTGGAG GCTCTAGATGGTTTCTTGGTTGCATTAACTACAGATGGCAACATCATATACGTATCTGACAGTGTGTCTTCACTCATTGGCCATTTACCG TCAGATATGGTGGACCAAAATATCTTAAATTTCCTCCCGGAGCGGGAACACGGGGAGGTGTATAAGCTGCTATCATCCCACATGCTGATGACTGACCCCATTGCTGCTGACTTCCTTGACA GTGATGCACATATTGAATTTTGCTGTCATCTAGCCAGAGGTAACATTGACCCAAAGGAGCTGCCTGTATACGAGTACGTCAAGTTTGTTGGAGATTTCAAGTTTCATAACAGTG TGCCTATATCTTGTAACGGGTTGGATCTGACGTTACCAAGAAGCCTGCAGTCATCGCTGGAGGAGCAGGTCTGCCTCATTGCTACTGTACGATTAGTCACTCCACAGTTTCTAAAG GATTTGTGTAATGTGGAAGATCCTTGTGATGAATTCACATCCAGACACAGCCTTGAGTGGAAGTTCCTGTTTTTAGATCAAAG GGCTTCACCAATCATAGGATATTTACCCTTTGAGGTTCTTGGAACCTCTGGCTATGATTACTATCATGTGGACGACTTGGAGCTTATAGCTCAGTGTCATAAGCAGC tAATGCAGTTTGGAAAGGGTAAATCCTGCTACTATCGCTTCCTGACCAAAGGTCAGCAGTGGATTTGGTTGCAGACTCACTACTACATCACGTACCACCAGTGGAACTCCAAACCGGAGTTCATTGTCTGTACTCACACTGTTGTCAG ttacGCTGAAGTGCGAGCTGAAAGGAGGAGAGAGTTTAGCTTTGAAGAACTGTCTCCACCTGAGATAGCTCCCTCCTCAGTGAAG GCTCAGGAGTTGTACTTGGACATCTGCTCCACACTGGATCCTCCGCGGGACAGAGACAGCGGTGCACGTTCGGTATCCTCCCACAGCTCGCGCAAGTCCTCCCACACAGCGATGTCAGACTCTGCAT CAGCTAACTCCTACACAGAGGCCTGCACACCATCATGGCAGTCTGCTTCCATTGGGACAGAGAAGACATCTGCCAGACTCCAACCTAGAAGTTCAAAG CAACAGCAAACACAGCAGCCGCAGCAGCCGCCGTCGTCGCCCATGTATCCGCTGCAGCAGCCGCAGCTCTGTGTAATGAGCCAGCTGAAGGAACAGCTGGAGGAGAGGACGCGCATTCTGCAAGCTGACATTAAGACGCAGCAGCAGGAGCTGCACGACATCAAGGAGAAGCTTCAACTCGCTAATTTCCAG atgtTGTTACAGCAGCCTGTCCACAATGACTTTGGCCaggcccagcagcagcagcagcagcagcagcagcagcagcagcagcagcagcagggctcGGGCAGGCCGGCCCCGCAGAGCCAGTCAGGGGTGATCAGGCAGCTCTCAGGCCAGCCTAAACCACCGTCCTGCGGGGCCCACAGTTCATCCCCTCACTCACTCCTGACAGAGAACAGCTCACCCTCGACGCAG GTCCAGCAGAGAATTGCACGGAGCGGGCAGGCACAGTCGGTGAGCGTGCCCATGCAGACGAACACGAGTGTGACGATGCCCTTCTACAGCAACCCCATGATGTTCTCTCAGAACAACACGAGGTCTCTGCAGGATGCAAaccaaagacagacagacagcgagtTCAACCAAGAGGGACAACTACG CATGCTCCTCAACCAGCCAATGCAGACGCTGGTTCCCACTAGCAGTGTCACCACGCAGCCTTCCCAGTGCAACATGGGCATCTCCCAAACCAT ATACACCTTGGAGCAGCAAATCATCGGCCCTTCATTCTCCATGCAACAGGTCAACTGCAATGCCGTCCTGGTGCCCTCCTTCACGTCTCCCATTATGATCCCACACAACAGTTTCATCACAAACCAGTCCCAGTCAGCCTACCACACTCAGCCTCAGGCTTCTCAGCACTCTCTGCAGCTACAGCAGCCCCAGCAGTTCTTTCAG ATGGCTCAAGGACTTGTGCACGGTGGATCTACTCCAGCATTCTTACACACCACTAATGTCCCACAGCAAAGCACTGTGGGATACATTCAGCAGCAAACGCAGCAACTGCCGCAAGcgcaacagcaacagcaacagcaacaaagGCAATACCAGCATTCCCAAAACCAGACTGGCAGTGTTTCAGACTTTCGAAATATGCTGACTCGGTAG